DNA from Cenarchaeum symbiont of Oopsacas minuta:
GTGGACTTGCACTTGCAGTATCAGAGGTTCTTGATCATATTGGCAACCAAGAGATTTAACACCAGTAATGTTTATGCCAGACGTTATTTGGAAAGTTTGGGGTTTAACCATATTTATTTTCAAAGACATGGTTTGTTTAAAGACGTGTACAGCGGTTCTGACCATGAAAATTACAAACAAACTGATCTGTGGGGTTTGTATGATGGGTTTGCGTGGCATGGTAAACATTTAATTTTTTTTCAAGTAAAAACAAATCACTTTATGTCAAAATTAGAACTAGACGCATGTCGCAAATTCGCTGTAAAACAACCTCATTATTCAATTCAGATCAGAGTAAAATATTACAAAAAAGCTATAGAGCGTAAACATTGGATAAGCGAACACAAACAAATTTTACCGTTGGGTTTGGTATTGGAATTAAAAAATAAAAAAGAGTGATCTTACTTTGACTTTGTTCGAGCATTGCTGATTAGCTGACTTGTACCAATACAGGCTGTGAAAATTAGAAACATTGTGAACAATGTTAATTCTGTTTGCTGGAGTGATGTTGCTATTGCGATTGGGATTGAAGTTATTGTCGCAAATAATACTTTGTTTAAGAATAACGTAGGATCAAACTTTGCAGGCAAATGGTTAGCTATGTTTGCTTTTCTTACTTTGTTCCAAGCCATGAATGCATTGACAAGTCCACCCATGATTCCTATTGCTATTACGGCAATATCAGATGTTCTTAATTCTACTTCAAGTGGAGCTGTCTCTTGACCATATGCAGTATTCAGCGTTGTTGCTAATCCAATTCCCACTAAAAGCGCTAGTGCGAGATATTTTTTACTCATTAGACATTAATGAAAAAGGCGACTATTAATGCATATCTTTTCTTGCCGAACACACATCGCAATCCCCTTTCATAAAATATCCTAGAACAGTAGATAAAGCTGCCACGAGTGCGATAAAGAGATTACCATCCGCCGAACCATCGTGCAAAAATATCCAAACATAAAGCATAGCTAGAACGATTGAACCTGCTACTAGAATGCCAAGCCAATTAGTAGCTCGGTTTTTAGTAAGCCAAATGCTACCCATCTTTTTTGTCTCCGTTTAGAGCCTGACGCACTATGTTTTCTTTACGAGCTTTAAAGTCAGAATGTAAATGCCGAGTTATGCTGTCATCATACATTGCACTTTGTATTATGGCCTGCTTTAGTTTATAGATATTCTTTGAATTACGCTCTTGGTTTGTTACGATCTTCCAAAGACCGCCTAAAATGATCGGTACGAGTGATCCAAGTATGACTAAAACTGCACCGTGAAATGTCGCAGGTTCTTCTAACATAATTATCGTATGAAATAAAGTATTTAAAAATATGCTAATAGCCTGCTTCTGGTACAATTCCACGTGCCGTGCTGTCCTGACCTTGCTTGGTGGCTCTTATCTCATCTCGTATCTCAAGACTACTGCGTATGCCATATCCATCTCCAGGTATGTATTGTCCGGGCCCACCTGTTACGTATGGATTAAGTCCAAGTACTCGCAATTTAATATCCTCTTCTGTAAGTGCAGCACGGGTTTTATTTTCAAAGTCTAACGTCCAATCACGATTAAGCGGTAATCCTTTACGTGATAAAATCTCTATGCCCTCTGCTGCGAATTTAGGAGCTGTTAAAACCATTGTTACAATAGCTCCTGCGATCGCTCCATGAGGACCTGCTTTTGATAACACATTCAAGACTTTACGTTCTATACCGCCTGCTGGATTATTAGCAAGTGTTGAGAGATTGTTCAAGGCAGTTTTATCAAATATGTTTTTAAGGTTTTGAAGCCTCTCTTTTTGTTCTCCCAACTCTCGCTTCAACTCGTCAATGATATTCTCATGTACTAGAGGAGTATTACTTGTCTTGTCCTTTGTATTAGAATTTCTAGCACGTCTGCCCTCTGATCTGCGTTTTAAAATAGAAGCAGATCCGCTTTCACTCGGCCACCAATCCGTCGCATTTTCGCCAAACGGCGACAAACCTTGAGCTCTTACTTTTTCTGTTTGTTTTCTTTCTTCTTTGCGTAATGCATTCCGAGCTTGATTTGCATTTGTTCGTATTGGCGTTGTTCCAGGCTCTATACGAGGTTGCGATTTTTCAAACCCTTTAGACGATGCTTTACCAGTTTGTTTTTTTTCAGATGGGGCGCGTAACGTAATGTCTATTTTCAAACCCATACTAATTTGATCGTCAGCCATTTGATGCAACCTCTGCATTTCCAGCTGAATTTACGTATTGCTTTACTTCGTTTGCTATACGTTTCCTTAGTGCTTTTATGCCGATTTTATATCCTCGTGTCATAGCTAGATGTGCTTTAGTTCCAGGGTGATCTACATGTTTTGCGAATATCCAAAAACTGAGTTTTGCAGGAGCTTTGCCACTTGCGCGTATGCCTCGCTTCTTTCCTTTCCCACGACCCACTTTAACAGCACTAATTGTGTTTTCTTTCCATGCTAATCTAGTAGCTTTTACTGGATCAATTCCATGAGGCTTTGTGCCAAATTCAAACCATAGTGCAAGTGGTTTATTTTTAGAATTAGTATAGTTGTTGATGAAGCGTATTTGTAAACCCTCGCCTACTCGTTTTATTCCATCAATAAACCCACGAGGTAAATTTGCATTATCTGCCATAGAACGCATTTCAATTAATATGGTTTCATCTGACCATACACCTAGATTTTTTATGACATGTGCCTTTATTTCATCTGTGTTCATAATTAGGCATCTACTATTATTG
Protein-coding regions in this window:
- a CDS encoding putative membrane protein; protein product: MSKKYLALALLVGIGLATTLNTAYGQETAPLEVELRTSDIAVIAIGIMGGLVNAFMAWNKVRKANIANHLPAKFDPTLFLNKVLFATITSIPIAIATSLQQTELTLFTMFLIFTACIGTSQLISNARTKSK